The DNA window ACAGGCCGCTTTCGGTAGTTACCTTTGCTATGGAACATAGTCTGTTTGCCGGTAACCCTCACATTGCTCACTTTATAAATATCTTGTTGTATGCACTTACCTGTATCCTATTGCTTCAATTGCTTAAGCAATTGATTTTTCCGCAGCATCAACTTGTTGCTTTTGCCTCTGCTTTACTTTTTGCTGTGCATCCACTTCATACCGAATCAGTAGCCAACGTTAAAGGTCGCGATGATATACTGTGTTTGTTACTTTTTCTCGCCTCTGCCAATTTTCTCTTTAGCCATTTTGAAACTAGAAAAATCCTTCCTCTTATCTTTTCCGTTTTATTCTATTTCCTCTCCTGCATGAGCAAGGAGTTTGGAGTGGTGTTGCTTTTTGCCTTTCCGTTATTGTTTGGAATGTTCTATTTCAAGAATAATTTTTTTCATCCCGTGTATATCATTCACCTGTTGGCTATGCTTTGTTTTATTGTGATGCGGCAAGCAGCTATAGCAGGCAATGGAGGCACAGTAAGCAACGATGTTTTTAATAATCCGTTTTATGGTTTGTCTTTTTCTGAAAAATATGGAACACTTTTTTATACCTGGTTGTTATATTTCAAAAATCTCTTCCTTCCTCTTAACCTTAGCTACGATTATAATTATGCGCAAATACCTTATGTATCACTTACTAATTTGTTTAGCATTGTTTCCATACTTGCGCATATCTTGCTGGTAATAGCGGCTATCTATTTTTACAAAAAACAGAATGCATTTACTGCTGGCGTCATTTTCTATTTCCTCACTTTCGGAATTGTTTCCAATTTAGTATTCAATATTGGAGCGCCTTATGCTGATAGGTTTATGTTTATTCCCTCGGTTGGTTTTGTAATTGTTGTTGCTGCACTTTATCTGTTCTTAAAAGAGAAATTGCCCACCAGATTTTCACTAAGCAAGTATGCAATCGTTTTTGCCTTTTTAATAATGTTAACAGCTACTGTATATGCTGCTAACCGCTGCCGGGTATGGAAAGATAATGACACCTTGTTTTTGGCCGATTATCACAACGCGCCTAATAGCGTAAAGGTAGTATTGAACGCTGGTCTAGCTACCTTAAACAAACTAAACTCAACCACCGATAGCGCTGCGGTGCTCGAACAGGCAAAGTATTATTTTCAACAAGGGGCGGCCATGAAACCTGATTTTGCCGATGGAAATTTTAATATGGGCGTAATTTATAATTGGCAAAATAAAACCGATAGTGCCATTTACTGGTGGAAAAAAGTATTGCAACACCATCCCACGCATGCAAAATGCAACGAGTATTTGAATGCTTATGCATTGCCCATACTTAACAAAGGGTTGCAATTTGGCATTACTCAACAATATGATTCTTCCATTTATTATATCAACAAGAGCATTGATATTTATGATCGCAATGCAAATGCCTGGGCTAACTTAGGGGGAGCTTATTACACTATAAAAAATTACAAGGCGGCAGGAGATGCTTGGTCAAGAGCTATTCAACTTGATGCAAATAATAAAGATGCAAACGATGGGATAAGGTTTTTGAGAGCTAATAAATTGTTGGAGTAGTTGCATTATTATTTTTTGTAAAGCTTAAGTGAATTAATATAGAAAACAAACACTAATCAATTTTACAAAATTTTTCGTACGTAATTTGATTTTTATTGTTGAGTAACTTGAGTATATAAATTCCATTTTTTAGTTGTGCAGTATTCACCTTAATATGTTTATCACCTATTATCATGTTAGGTTTAAATTTTTCTCCAACCAAATTTGTAATTTCAATTGACACTAATTTATCTTTCGTATTTATATGCAACTCATCATTACAAGGATTGGGATAAATTATGTTCTTATCAACTGTAAACTCAGTGATGCCAATATTTGCATCGTAACTCAGGATAAAACTTAATGGAAAATGAGTTTGAGGTGACCACCAAAACCACGGAGCGTATGCTGATGTATCTATTAATACATTAAAAGCTTGCAATTGAAGCTCCCTGCCTCGTGCAAAACAGCATGTTTTATAGTTGGGATTAAACCATGCTTAACAACATTGTACTATGCCCCTATGCCAAGGTGTGGGGCTGGGGCGTGCTCGATGGTAATCATGATACCGTATGCCCAGCCGAGGGCTACATATTGGAAAACGAATGTAAATTGCGCAAGCCAAATTATCCTTTGCCTTCCATAGCCTTTACACGCATTTCTATTGACTCTATGCGGTGTTGATTGGCCACTAACATTTGCTTTATAAACTCAATATCATTTATTACACCACCGTAGTTAACTCCATTATTGCCTGATGTATTTGAATTATTAATATTGATTTGGGTATGCTCATCATAGTGCAGCAACTGCTCTAATGTAATGGAAAGAGCTTCGGCTATTTTGGTAAGCATGGATAGGTTTGGTTCTACATGTCCATGCTCAATTTTGCTTAATGTGGACGACTCCACATGAATTTTTTCCGCCAACTAATGTTGCTGTAATCCCTTGATGGTGCGCAAGCGTTGAATTTTTTGTCCTATTTGCATACGTTGAATTTTTTGTGTATTTAAGTTTTCAAGTTTCTTTCTTGTATGGCAAAAATCCTGCTTAATTTTCAATTTTATTGCAAAATATTCATTTTTATTTCCATATAGGAAATTTTTATGTCAGATTTTTTTTTGTTTTACAAAAGCAAATTCTTATAGCAAACTACAATGAATAACAAATTTTCTTTTATATACTTCTTACCTATAGTTTTACTATTTGGGGGTTGTAAAAAATTTCAACGCAATTGCATTGATGCCCACATAATTGTACGCGAAAAGGTGAAAGGCTTACCGGTTGCCAATGCCATGGTTATAATTAAAAAAGGGGCGCCATCTTCATTTACAGGCAACTTACCTGTGGATACTGTATATACTGATAATAATGGTTTTGCACATTACGAATTAAAGCAACGCGAAGAAGGATATATGTATTATGCATTTGCCTATCACGATGATTTTATACCGGAATATACACCCTACGGATTAAATGCATTGGAACACCAAAATGTCATTATGGAATACTACCAAAAGGGCTATGTAAAATTGCATGTTAAGAATGTGAATCCGTTTGGTGTTGGGGATCAATTTCATATTGCTGGGAATTGTGGAAGTTGGAATTTTATAGGTGCCACTATTGATACAACAATTTTGTTTTGTGATTATGGTATCAACAACTCTTTTTTTAGTTACATAGAATATAGATCAGGTGGTAAAAGCACTAAAAACAACATAGATTATGATGTGCCATTTAAATTTACTCCAATACCTCATGATACTATTACTATTGATGTAAATTACTAATATATCAAGATGATTTCCAATATTTAATTTATTGGCCTTTATTTAAGAATATTTTCATTCTATAAAAATTAATTCTATGAAAAAAGCAATTTTATCATGCTTAATGCTATTGGCATGTCAAAAAATTATAGCACAAGCAGACAGTACATTTTATATGCTTGACAAAAGCAGCATGCAAACCAATGTGCTTTATCCTTATATGGATAAAGAGGTTTACTGGGGCGCACATAGGGGCGTTGCCATTGATACGCCCGATTTTCAGTTTATACCTGCCATTGTTCGAGATATAGAAAAATTTGTGGTTGACACCATTAACCCTGAGTGGCGTTATGATAGTTTATTTTACGGTGCACGTCAGTTGATGGAAATGCCGTCTCATGTTATTCCCATAGCTATAATTAACATAAAGTACGATAGAGTAAAAGAATATGCGGTAGATAGTAACTTAATACTGTTTGATTCAATAACTCAACTTTTTGTTGATGTTAATCCTCGTACTAGCAGTCCTTTTGAAGAGGATTCGCTTTTTATTTTTAGTCCAATGAAAGAAAAATTTTTTACAGGTACCTTTCATTTTAAGCTAAGTCAACAATTTTTAGTTACCAATAGGCCGTTGCCGTCAAGTGTAGAAATTGACTTTGATGATGGGCTTGGATACAGACCTATGCAATGGGAAGAAATAGTGGCAGTAAATTATGTTAATGGTGAAAGTAAAAATTTTCGATAATATGCTGGTATACCGAAGCGGCATCTGTAATAGTCCAATATGCACGCTGCGCAATTGGCCTAAACAGCTATTCTATCGGCCTAATAGTATTTAGCAATAGACTCTTGTCTATATGCTAAGGGTATTACAATACTAAGTTCAAAATATCTTAGGGCTATTTTGAGCCACCTATAGGTATAAAAAACGCAAAGCGTTTTCACGTTTTTCAAAACTGAAGTTGAAATACCAAAAAAAAGCGAACCAAATGGTTCGCCTTTCATTTAGTTACGTGTATCAAAATTACTTTTTAGTTACCCTGCATGCAATCCTACGATTTTGTGCACGGCCTTCTTCTGTATCATTAGTAGCAACAGGGAATTGCTCTCCGTATCCTTCGGCAGCAAGACGAGATGCATCAACTCCAAGCTTTATCAATTCTGCCATCACCGTATTAGCTCGGTCAGTAGACAATTTCATGTTTGAATTATCATCACCTACATTATCGGTATAACCTCCAATTTTTAAATTTACATTAGGAAATGCTTTTAATATTTCGGCCATGTTTTTTAATTGCTCTTGCGACTCAGGCTTTAGTGTTGCCTTGCCTGTTTCAAATAATAAACGATCGAAATTAAACCAGGTAGTTTTGTCAACCGGCTTTGATGCATCTTCAATAAAGGTGATTAATTTATTTTCGATTCCATTTTCGGGAATGTTTAATTCAAAACCTGTGCTTAACTTACGTTTAAAAATATTTCCTAGGTCAGCCCACAGTCCCGATGCTTTTTCGGTCAAACTATCAGCAGCAGCTGTAATTGTTTCGGTGGCATTATCTACAGCTTGCTCTGCATGATTAACCGCATCATGCGTAGCTTCGGTTGCTGCATGCTCTGCATCATGTCCGGCTTTGCCACATCCTTTCCAAAAATATAATGCTGCAAGCCCAATAAATGCTGCCAACAACCAGGGCAAATATTTGCCTAAGCCACTCGATTTTTCTTCGGCTTGCTTATACATATTGGTTGCACTATGCGCTGCACTACCAGCCATTGATGCTGTTCCAGAAAATAATTTTCCACCTAAATCAGCAATGCTTCCTAATCCTAATAGTGAAGTAATTCCAGATGGAAGTATCGAACTTATTATTCCTTTTTGACTTCCTAATAAAGAGGTAAATGCTGAAAGGTCAAGACCCTTAGATGCCACTTCTTTGCCAAACAAATTCATGATAAAAGGAGCAAGCATTCCTAGTAATGAAGAGGAAGAGTTTTTTGATATACCGCTTGCAGAGGCAACTACATCAGCAATGCCATCTGACTTGCTTCCAAATAAACTTGACAATAGATTACTTCCGGTAGCTATCATGTTAGTTGTAGAATCGCCTCCGCTGAAGATACCCGACAGGTTTGATAACATGCTTCCATTATTATCACTACTCTTGAGTAAGTTAAACAAGGTGCTGACCCCATTGTTGTCATTTGCCTTGTTAAGCATACCTGCTACCAGTGTGGGTAGTGCTGTTGTTACTGCCTTGGCAGTATTGCTTTCGCTTTCGCCAAGGAAACTACTTGCCTTGCTTATTACCTCTTGTGTAAGGTAACCCTTTGCTACATCAATAATGTTAAATGCCATTTTTTCTTTGATTTTTTTAGAGTTAAGAATGCTTTTTTTTACGCAGCGGGCAGGGCTAAAAACATGCCAAACATTAACCACACGCATGATTAGTTGCATTTTTTTTCTAACATATACTAGAAAAAAATGTATCGTAAAAAAATACTCCCTTACACTAAAATAAAAACGACTGCAAGTTTACTTGCTGCTTAAGGCTATTACAGGCACTATCATCTCTTCGAGCGATACACCTCCATGCTGAAAAGTGTTTCTATAGTAAGTAGCATAATGATTATAATTATTGGGATATGCAAAGAAATCATCCTTACGTGCAAACACATAGGCACTGCTTACATGTTGCTTTGGCAACATGGCATCTATCGGGTTTCTTATTTCGAATACATCCCTTTTATCGTAAGACAACGTCTTTCCGTTTTTATAACGCAGGTTGGTATTCGTGTTTTTATCTCCCACAATTTTAACTGCCTGCTTCACGCGTATTGTTCCATGGTCGGTGCTGATTATTACTTTACACGGTTTCTCCGATATTTTTCGCATGGCTTCAAACAAGGGTGAATTCTCAAACCAGCTAAGGGTAATACTACGATATGCTTTTTCATCATCAGCTAACTCGCGTATCATTTCCATTTCGGTGCGGGCATGCGATAGCATGTCAACAAAGTTGTATACGATAACATTCAACTTGTTGCCTTGCATTTTATGTATATTATCTACCAGCTCTTTTCCGCTATTATAGTTTGTAACTTTGGTGTAGCTGAACTTGTAGTTTTTACGCAAGCGTTGCAGATGATCGGCAAGAAAATCACTTTCGTGTAAATTTTTACCTTCGTCTTCTTCGTCATTAAACCACATTTTGGGAAAACGTTTTTCAATATCGCTTGGCATCATTCCTGCAAAAATTGCATTGCGTGCATATTGTGTTGCTGTAGGTAATATGGCACAATAGGTTTCTTCCTCATTTATGCGAAAGTATTCTTCCAGAGCAGGTTGTATAGTTTTCCATTGGTCGTAACGCAAATTATCAATCAAAATAAAATATACATTCTCTTCGGTGGCATCTGCTATTGGAAACACTTTTTTGCGTAGCAGCTCATGCGAAAGTATGGGAGCCTTATCTGGAGTTTTAAGCCAGTTTACATAATTGTTTTCGATAAACTTGCCCCACAACATATTTGCTTCTTCCTTTTGACTAATAAGTATATCATACATGCTCTGATCAGGATTTTTAGCAAGCTCCAATTCCCAATAGACTAATTTTTTATATACATCAACCCAATCGTTGTAATCGAGGCGGTCGCTCAGGCGCATTCCAATATTGCGAAACTCCTGCATGTAATTAGAATTTGCTTTCTCACTTACCAGGCGTTTGTTGTCAAGATTTTTTTTGAGCGATAGCAAAATCTGATTCGGATTAACAGGCTTAATCAGGTAATCGGCAATTTTGTTACCAATGGCATCTTCCATAATGTATTCTTCTTCGCTTTTGGTAATCATTATTACCGGCAACGTAGATTTCAAGTTTTTAATTCTTGCCAAGGTTTCGAGGCCGCTCAATCCGGGCATATTTTCATCAAGCAATACAATGTCAAAATTCTTTAGTTGCACTTGCTCTAAGGCGTCATCACCATTGTTTACTGTACTTACGGCATATCCTTTATCTTCTAAAAAGAGAATGTGTGGTTTTAGTAAATCAATTTCATCATCGGCCCAAAGCACTTGTGGTTTTTCCATAATATTTTTTTTGTGAAGATAGTTTATTCTGTAATTAGGTAATTACGAAGAAAGCGAGAAAAAGTATTGATACCTTATTCATTAAGGGATTTTTAAGATATCGTTTATAATAAAAATAAACCATAACTCTCCACTAAGTAGATGTTACCCTTACAAAAGGTGCATCAATAAAAAATCTTCAGCTTTACTCTTGTTCCTTACGCATTTGAGGAAAAAACAACACATCCTGTATAGATGGCTGGTTAGTCATAATCATGGCTAAGCGATCAATACCTATGCCTAAGCCTGCGGTAGGAGGCATACCATATTCGATGGCGCGCAAAAAATCTTCGTCTAATTGCATGGCTTCGTCATCGCCACGTTTGCCTAATTCCAATTGCTCTTCAAAACGCATGCGCTGATC is part of the Bacteroidota bacterium genome and encodes:
- a CDS encoding T9SS type A sorting domain-containing protein, producing the protein MQAFNVLIDTSAYAPWFWWSPQTHFPLSFILSYDANIGITEFTVDKNIIYPNPCNDELHINTKDKLVSIEITNLVGEKFKPNMIIGDKHIKVNTAQLKNGIYILKLLNNKNQITYEKFCKID
- a CDS encoding helix-turn-helix transcriptional regulator — its product is MAEKIHVESSTLSKIEHGHVEPNLSMLTKIAEALSITLEQLLHYDEHTQININNSNTSGNNGVNYGGVINDIEFIKQMLVANQHRIESIEMRVKAMEGKG
- a CDS encoding DUF937 domain-containing protein, whose amino-acid sequence is MAFNIIDVAKGYLTQEVISKASSFLGESESNTAKAVTTALPTLVAGMLNKANDNNGVSTLFNLLKSSDNNGSMLSNLSGIFSGGDSTTNMIATGSNLLSSLFGSKSDGIADVVASASGISKNSSSSLLGMLAPFIMNLFGKEVASKGLDLSAFTSLLGSQKGIISSILPSGITSLLGLGSIADLGGKLFSGTASMAGSAAHSATNMYKQAEEKSSGLGKYLPWLLAAFIGLAALYFWKGCGKAGHDAEHAATEATHDAVNHAEQAVDNATETITAAADSLTEKASGLWADLGNIFKRKLSTGFELNIPENGIENKLITFIEDASKPVDKTTWFNFDRLLFETGKATLKPESQEQLKNMAEILKAFPNVNLKIGGYTDNVGDDNSNMKLSTDRANTVMAELIKLGVDASRLAAEGYGEQFPVATNDTEEGRAQNRRIACRVTKK
- a CDS encoding bifunctional response regulator/alkaline phosphatase family protein yields the protein MEKPQVLWADDEIDLLKPHILFLEDKGYAVSTVNNGDDALEQVQLKNFDIVLLDENMPGLSGLETLARIKNLKSTLPVIMITKSEEEYIMEDAIGNKIADYLIKPVNPNQILLSLKKNLDNKRLVSEKANSNYMQEFRNIGMRLSDRLDYNDWVDVYKKLVYWELELAKNPDQSMYDILISQKEEANMLWGKFIENNYVNWLKTPDKAPILSHELLRKKVFPIADATEENVYFILIDNLRYDQWKTIQPALEEYFRINEEETYCAILPTATQYARNAIFAGMMPSDIEKRFPKMWFNDEEDEGKNLHESDFLADHLQRLRKNYKFSYTKVTNYNSGKELVDNIHKMQGNKLNVIVYNFVDMLSHARTEMEMIRELADDEKAYRSITLSWFENSPLFEAMRKISEKPCKVIISTDHGTIRVKQAVKIVGDKNTNTNLRYKNGKTLSYDKRDVFEIRNPIDAMLPKQHVSSAYVFARKDDFFAYPNNYNHYATYYRNTFQHGGVSLEEMIVPVIALSSK